From a single Kitasatospora sp. NBC_00458 genomic region:
- a CDS encoding TetR/AcrR family transcriptional regulator, producing MTKAGADTPRERYRAQVRAEITGHAWEQIATAGASALSLNAIAKQMGMSGPALYRYFTSRDDLITELVREAYRSLADTLRTAAATGADLAGLAHALRGWALADPQRYLLIYGTPVPGYRAPEDVTAVSDEIMTTLLDACAALVPDGPATPFGSYLAEHRDWAGGHPAAPGALHRFLTLWTRLHGVLSLELAGHFAGMGFDPAVLFAAELDVLAHRP from the coding sequence ATGACGAAGGCGGGCGCGGACACCCCCCGGGAGCGCTACCGGGCGCAGGTGCGCGCGGAGATCACCGGGCACGCCTGGGAGCAGATCGCCACGGCGGGGGCCTCCGCGCTCTCGCTCAACGCGATCGCCAAGCAGATGGGCATGAGCGGACCGGCGCTCTACCGCTACTTCACCAGCCGGGACGACCTGATCACCGAACTCGTCCGCGAGGCCTACCGGAGCCTCGCCGACACCCTCCGCACGGCCGCCGCGACCGGGGCCGACCTGGCCGGACTGGCCCACGCCCTGCGCGGCTGGGCCCTGGCCGACCCCCAGCGGTACCTCCTGATCTACGGCACGCCCGTCCCCGGCTACCGGGCGCCCGAGGACGTCACGGCCGTCTCGGACGAGATCATGACGACCCTGCTCGACGCGTGCGCGGCGCTCGTCCCGGACGGTCCGGCGACGCCGTTCGGCAGCTACCTGGCGGAGCACCGGGACTGGGCGGGCGGCCACCCCGCCGCGCCCGGGGCGCTGCACCGGTTCCTGACCCTCTGGACCCGTCTGCACGGTGTGCTGTCGCTGGAGCTCGCCGGGCACTTCGCCGGGATGGGCTTCGACCCCGCCGTGCTCTTCGCGGCCGAACTGGACGTGCTCGCGCACCGGCCCTGA